The following coding sequences lie in one Lelliottia jeotgali genomic window:
- a CDS encoding Flagellar biosynthesis protein FlhB has product MAQGGDKSEKPTPQKLRKAREKGDLPRSKDLTMAVGLLTSFITLSSFFPYYQRLITESFTSVGMMAGRLDDSGALSQFLMLNVSVILRFIATLAPIPLACIVASLIPGGWIFTLSKLKPDFKKISPISGVKRMFAASHFVEVGKMLLKCGVILAVLYSMVHSSLNPLLHLQKLNLNQAIHAGFGIYHHVLIYFISVIVIFALLDVPLTKFMFTKKMRMTKQEVKEEYKNNDGNPQIKGRIRQLQRQMAMGQINRTVPEADVIITNPTHFAVALKYDPNKAEAPYIVAKGIDDIALYIREVASQHQIEVVEFPPLARAVYHSTRVNQQIPAQLFRAIAHVLTYVMQLKSWRTGQLEAKPSLNRQITLPKEVLKTHGEQ; this is encoded by the coding sequence ATGGCCCAGGGCGGAGATAAGAGCGAAAAACCCACCCCCCAGAAACTGCGCAAAGCGCGGGAAAAGGGCGATCTGCCGCGCTCGAAAGATTTAACTATGGCAGTGGGATTGCTGACCTCGTTTATCACCCTGAGCAGCTTTTTTCCCTATTACCAGCGGCTGATTACCGAGTCATTTACCTCCGTGGGCATGATGGCAGGACGGCTGGACGATAGCGGCGCGCTGAGCCAGTTCCTGATGCTCAACGTCTCGGTGATCCTGCGCTTTATCGCCACGCTCGCGCCGATTCCACTGGCCTGTATTGTGGCGAGCCTGATACCCGGCGGCTGGATTTTTACGCTGTCAAAACTGAAGCCAGATTTCAAAAAAATCAGCCCCATCAGCGGCGTAAAGCGCATGTTTGCCGCCAGTCATTTTGTCGAAGTGGGCAAGATGCTGCTCAAATGTGGGGTCATTCTGGCAGTGCTCTACTCAATGGTTCACAGCTCGTTGAATCCGCTTCTGCATTTGCAAAAACTCAACCTGAACCAGGCGATCCACGCCGGTTTCGGCATTTATCACCATGTCCTGATCTACTTTATTTCAGTGATAGTGATTTTTGCCCTGCTCGACGTGCCGCTCACCAAATTCATGTTCACTAAAAAAATGCGCATGACCAAGCAAGAGGTGAAGGAAGAGTACAAAAATAACGACGGGAACCCGCAGATTAAGGGGCGCATCCGTCAGCTTCAGCGCCAGATGGCAATGGGACAGATTAACCGCACCGTTCCGGAAGCGGACGTGATCATCACCAACCCAACACACTTTGCGGTGGCGCTGAAATACGATCCCAACAAAGCGGAAGCTCCGTACATCGTGGCAAAAGGAATTGACGATATCGCGCTCTACATCCGTGAAGTGGCGAGTCAGCACCAGATAGAAGTGGTGGAGTTTCCGCCGCTGGCGCGTGCGGTGTATCACTCCACGCGCGTGAATCAGCAAATCCCGGCCCAGCTTTTTCGCGCCATTGCGCACGTGCTGACCTACGTCATGCAGCTCAAATCCTGGCGCACCGGCCAGCTTGAGGCCAAACCGAGCCTGAACAGGCAGATCACCCTTCCAAAAGAGGTATTAAAAACTCATGGCGAACAGTAA
- a CDS encoding Flagellar biosynthesis protein FliR — protein sequence MGIDILTLINPLMALVLPFTRILAFIHFCPVLDNRAFSKRIKAAISLALAVIITPMLPEKVMLTGLMSVRTILLIGEQMLWGMLFGMAMHLVFVALQTAGHILSMNMGLGMAMMNDPVNGSSTTVISQIIYTFCGLLFFIMDGHLLVVTILFKGFVWWPIGQAINKPTLLLIVQSLGWIMSAATLIALPTTFVMLIVQGGFGLLNRISPTLNLFSLGFPISMLFGLLCISMMMTNIPDHYLNLTTEILARLEAVRSH from the coding sequence ATGGGCATTGATATTCTCACGCTGATTAATCCCCTAATGGCATTAGTCCTGCCGTTTACCCGCATTCTGGCGTTTATCCACTTTTGTCCGGTTCTGGATAACCGCGCCTTCAGCAAACGCATCAAAGCCGCGATCTCCCTGGCGCTGGCGGTGATTATCACCCCGATGTTGCCAGAAAAAGTGATGCTTACCGGGTTGATGTCGGTGCGCACCATTTTGCTTATCGGCGAGCAAATGCTGTGGGGCATGCTGTTTGGCATGGCGATGCATCTGGTGTTTGTCGCGCTACAAACCGCCGGACATATTCTGTCGATGAATATGGGACTCGGGATGGCGATGATGAACGACCCGGTTAACGGCAGTTCAACCACCGTGATTTCGCAGATTATTTACACCTTTTGCGGCCTGCTGTTTTTCATTATGGACGGTCATTTGCTGGTGGTAACCATCCTGTTTAAAGGTTTTGTCTGGTGGCCTATTGGCCAGGCGATTAATAAGCCAACATTATTATTAATCGTGCAAAGCCTGGGCTGGATAATGTCTGCCGCGACGTTAATCGCCCTTCCCACTACCTTCGTGATGCTGATTGTGCAGGGCGGATTCGGCCTGCTGAACCGCATTTCCCCCACGCTAAACCTGTTCTCGCTGGGTTTTCCGATCAGCATGTTGTTTGGCCTGCTCTGTATTTCGATGATGATGACTAATATTCCCGATCACTATCTCAACCTGACCACTGAAATTCTGGCCAGGCTCGAAGCCGTAAGGAGCCACTGA
- a CDS encoding Flagellar biosynthesis protein FliQ, whose product MVTMDIAGDIMASGIKLVLIISAVAIVPSLIVGLCVSIFQATTQINEQTLSFLPRLLVTLAVLIVGGKWMLTQLVDFTVNIFHQAAALVG is encoded by the coding sequence ATGGTCACGATGGATATTGCCGGTGACATCATGGCGAGCGGCATCAAACTGGTGCTGATTATCTCGGCGGTGGCGATCGTTCCGAGTCTGATTGTCGGCCTGTGCGTCAGTATTTTTCAGGCAACCACGCAGATTAACGAACAGACCCTGAGCTTTCTGCCGCGTCTGCTGGTGACGCTGGCGGTGTTGATCGTGGGCGGCAAATGGATGCTGACCCAACTGGTCGATTTTACCGTCAACATCTTTCACCAGGCGGCGGCGCTGGTAGGTTAA
- a CDS encoding Flagellar biosynthesis protein FliP — translation MKPLLRVLLFAGLLFSPQLLAANGDITLFSSANTGGGQDYNVKIEILIMMTLLGLLPVMMLMMTCFTRFIIVLAILRQALGLQQSPPNKILTGIALALTLLVMRPVWTKIYDEAIVPFQNDEITMKQAFGKAETPLKNYMLAQTSNKAMAQMMDIAKVSGDPREQDLTVVTPAYLLSELKTAFQIGFMIYIPFLVIDLIVASILMAMGMMMLSPLIVSLPFKLMLFVLCDGWTLIVGTLTSSVQGL, via the coding sequence ATGAAACCGTTGCTTCGCGTACTGCTGTTCGCCGGACTGCTGTTCTCTCCGCAACTGTTGGCGGCCAACGGCGATATCACGCTCTTTAGTTCGGCCAATACCGGCGGCGGTCAGGATTACAACGTCAAAATTGAAATCCTGATCATGATGACCCTGCTGGGTCTGCTGCCGGTCATGATGCTGATGATGACCTGCTTTACGCGCTTTATTATCGTGCTGGCGATTTTGCGCCAGGCGCTAGGGTTGCAGCAAAGTCCGCCGAATAAAATCCTCACCGGTATTGCGCTGGCCCTGACGCTGCTGGTGATGCGCCCGGTGTGGACCAAGATTTACGATGAAGCCATCGTGCCGTTTCAGAATGACGAAATCACCATGAAACAGGCATTCGGCAAAGCGGAAACGCCGCTGAAGAACTACATGCTGGCGCAAACCAGCAACAAAGCGATGGCGCAGATGATGGATATTGCCAAAGTGTCGGGCGATCCGCGCGAGCAAGATCTGACGGTAGTGACACCCGCGTATCTGCTGAGTGAGCTGAAAACCGCCTTCCAGATCGGCTTTATGATTTACATCCCGTTCCTGGTCATCGACCTGATTGTCGCCAGTATTCTGATGGCAATGGGGATGATGATGCTATCGCCACTGATTGTGTCGCTGCCGTTCAAGCTGATGCTGTTTGTGCTCTGTGACGGCTGGACGCTGATCGTCGGAACGCTCACCTCCAGCGTGCAAGGGCTATAG
- a CDS encoding Flagellar motor switch protein FliN, whose product MSDLQQELSQSLDFSDLNLGDMPREETVEGNIRLDIQEEPASVNDIDDLRKMALFSRIPVTLTLEVASVEISLADLMTVNHDSVIELDKMAGEALDIKVNGILFGKAEAVVLNDKYGLRILEFNSKELGELTR is encoded by the coding sequence ATGAGTGATCTGCAACAAGAATTGAGCCAGTCCCTGGATTTCAGCGATCTCAACCTCGGCGATATGCCGCGCGAAGAGACGGTCGAGGGCAATATCCGCCTCGATATTCAGGAAGAGCCTGCGAGCGTGAACGACATCGACGACCTGCGCAAAATGGCGCTGTTTAGCCGTATTCCCGTCACGCTGACGCTGGAAGTGGCCTCCGTCGAGATTTCGCTAGCCGACCTGATGACCGTCAATCACGATTCAGTGATTGAGCTGGATAAAATGGCGGGCGAAGCGCTGGACATCAAAGTGAACGGCATTCTGTTTGGCAAAGCCGAAGCGGTGGTGTTGAACGACAAGTACGGCCTGCGCATTCTTGAATTCAACAGCAAAGAACTGGGTGAACTGACGCGATGA
- a CDS encoding Flagellar motor switch protein FliM: MVKLDVSKLGRPWHKLPKMMNDSFDIFDSRLSIYFLKKLRVNVALESMTFGIDQTHKNTQVFSTPFGSIAFSIERSLLLQILHDYYGLGKESGNILPDTSQPITKTEDRLKTKIGLDLTRLLIDKDTFGQDLEIKSDNTTIINQWAWCVTYSLEGYEHGSFTLLFDTQHVDQLLLKMRDPLTDSVTGRKTAPDRSQLERLFYSLPLKLSGKVASLNLTVAQLAKIKPGDIIPMSINDPVPVYIGKEQIFDANIAEDHSKLFLCGFNDRTIEKPYE; this comes from the coding sequence ATGGTGAAGCTCGATGTGAGCAAGCTTGGTCGCCCCTGGCATAAATTACCTAAGATGATGAATGACAGCTTCGATATCTTTGATTCGCGCCTGAGCATTTATTTTCTTAAGAAACTGCGGGTGAATGTCGCGCTGGAGTCAATGACATTTGGCATCGATCAGACGCATAAAAACACTCAGGTATTTTCAACACCCTTTGGTTCTATTGCCTTTAGCATTGAACGTTCTTTATTACTGCAGATTCTCCACGACTATTACGGACTGGGGAAAGAGAGCGGCAATATTCTGCCGGACACCAGCCAACCGATAACAAAAACAGAAGATCGCCTGAAAACAAAAATCGGGCTGGATTTGACGCGTTTGCTGATTGATAAAGACACCTTCGGTCAGGACCTGGAAATAAAAAGCGATAACACCACCATTATTAATCAGTGGGCATGGTGCGTCACTTATAGTCTCGAAGGATATGAGCACGGCAGTTTTACGCTGCTATTTGATACCCAGCATGTCGATCAACTGCTGTTGAAGATGCGCGACCCCTTAACGGATAGCGTCACAGGCCGAAAAACCGCGCCGGATCGTTCGCAACTCGAGCGGCTGTTTTACAGCCTGCCGCTGAAGCTCAGCGGCAAAGTGGCGAGCCTGAATTTAACCGTCGCTCAACTGGCAAAGATTAAGCCGGGCGACATTATCCCTATGAGCATCAACGATCCCGTTCCTGTGTATATCGGGAAAGAGCAGATTTTTGACGCCAACATCGCCGAAGACCACAGCAAGTTATTCCTCTGTGGATTTAACGACAGAACCATCGAGAAGCCTTATGAGTGA
- a CDS encoding Flagellar regulatory protein FleQ — protein MSIVIEHEARNENGFVASAPESVNVFSLARRVAKYNVSVLITGETGTGKECISRYIHENALGADAPYVGVNCAAIPESMLEAILFGYEKGAFTGAVTGVAGKFEQANGGTLLLDEIGDMPLALQAKLLRVLQEQEVERLGSHKRIPLDIRLVASTNKDLQQEIAEGRFRQDLFYRISVVPIHITPLRERRQDIIPLALRFIAKYKAFHKGNIRLTDEARHALLAYEWPGNVRELENVIQRGMILSNGEEITATDFGLPVMIPAVEMPDLDVMPAYREQQSAACAMSNVKLHGRMAEFQYIIELLKRHNGNKSKTAAFLGITPRALRYRLASMREEGIDAGCYS, from the coding sequence ATGAGTATTGTTATTGAACATGAAGCCCGTAATGAAAATGGATTTGTTGCCAGCGCACCAGAAAGCGTAAATGTATTCTCATTAGCGCGCCGCGTGGCTAAATATAATGTATCGGTACTTATTACTGGCGAGACCGGGACAGGCAAAGAGTGTATTTCCCGCTATATCCATGAAAATGCATTAGGAGCGGATGCGCCTTATGTCGGCGTTAACTGCGCGGCTATTCCGGAAAGCATGCTTGAAGCAATTTTATTCGGTTACGAAAAAGGTGCATTTACCGGGGCCGTCACGGGTGTTGCGGGTAAATTCGAACAGGCGAACGGCGGGACATTATTGCTGGATGAAATCGGTGATATGCCGTTAGCCCTGCAGGCGAAATTATTACGCGTTTTGCAGGAGCAAGAAGTCGAGCGTCTGGGTAGCCATAAACGTATTCCGCTGGATATTCGCCTGGTCGCCTCCACAAATAAAGATTTACAGCAGGAAATTGCCGAAGGACGTTTTCGTCAGGATCTCTTTTACCGTATTTCGGTCGTTCCTATTCATATCACTCCGCTGCGCGAACGCCGCCAGGACATTATTCCTTTAGCGCTGCGTTTTATTGCCAAATATAAAGCTTTCCACAAAGGCAATATTCGCCTGACCGATGAAGCACGTCACGCTTTGCTGGCCTACGAGTGGCCGGGCAACGTGCGAGAGCTGGAAAACGTCATTCAGCGCGGCATGATTCTGAGCAACGGGGAAGAAATCACGGCCACCGATTTTGGCCTGCCGGTGATGATCCCCGCCGTTGAAATGCCTGACCTGGACGTGATGCCCGCTTACCGCGAGCAGCAGAGCGCGGCCTGCGCGATGAGCAACGTCAAGCTGCATGGCCGGATGGCGGAATTCCAGTACATCATCGAACTGCTAAAACGTCACAACGGCAACAAATCAAAAACGGCGGCTTTTTTGGGAATAACCCCGCGCGCGCTGCGTTATCGACTGGCGTCGATGCGTGAAGAAGGCATTGATGCCGGTTGCTACTCGTAA
- a CDS encoding Flagellar hook-basal body complex protein FliE: MDKITAIGLQASQQALLNKMHNTAAMAASGGVSQGQMIAPGASFPEATGAGNLSFSQVLNNAIDNVDAVQHSAGAKQKAIEMGQSDDLAGAMIESQKASVAFSAMMQVRNKLTTALDEVMNTPL; this comes from the coding sequence ATGGACAAAATTACCGCTATCGGACTCCAGGCAAGCCAACAAGCTTTGCTTAATAAAATGCACAACACCGCTGCGATGGCCGCTTCTGGCGGAGTGAGTCAGGGGCAGATGATCGCCCCCGGCGCGTCGTTTCCTGAAGCGACGGGCGCAGGCAATCTCTCCTTCTCACAGGTGCTGAATAACGCCATCGATAATGTCGATGCGGTCCAGCACTCCGCAGGGGCAAAACAGAAAGCCATCGAAATGGGACAGAGCGACGATCTGGCCGGTGCGATGATCGAATCGCAAAAGGCCAGCGTGGCCTTCTCCGCCATGATGCAGGTTCGCAACAAACTCACCACTGCGCTCGACGAAGTGATGAATACTCCGCTGTAA
- a CDS encoding Flagellar M-ring protein FliF — protein sequence MLNKLKEKLSSLPLPTGRIKPQWLIIAGGLLLVGAIVFSLWRSNQGYVALYGSQENIPVAQVVEVLGAEAIAYRINPDNGQILIPENKLPRARMALAAKGITAVTPEGYELMDKEEMLGSSQFVQNVRYKRSLEGELARSIMALDPVESARVHLGLSESSSFVMTNKPQSSASVMLQLRYGKHLDETQVAAIVQLVAGSVPGMQANSVRVVDQAGNLLSENGQQGTTNMASIRQGRDVIERIKHETTSNIAGILTPLFGSENYRISVSPSVDTSSIEETQERLGKEPLVSDENISRENTTNELAMGIPGSLSNRPVNPPAAATAPANANAQQQTTQTQTSDPRSLTNRTQEQRKFAFDRDIRHIRHPGYKLEKLRVAVALNQAAPSLASMTPEQLATLTRLVEDAAGIEKDRGDSLTLDRLTFVDMTGDGLPVLKWWQDPSIQYWGQTGGIGLLALLTLLFGVRPLAQRLGRREPIEAEAIEAKAQDEVLENNLVTTETGLTGLPGPAFNQDSELPPLSSGLETKVEYLQMLAENETERMAEVLKQWINSNERTANKQEQ from the coding sequence GTGCTTAATAAGTTAAAAGAAAAGTTGTCCTCTTTACCGCTTCCCACCGGACGGATAAAACCTCAGTGGCTGATTATCGCAGGCGGTTTGCTGCTGGTCGGGGCGATCGTCTTCTCCCTGTGGCGCAGCAATCAGGGCTATGTGGCGCTGTACGGCAGCCAGGAAAACATTCCGGTCGCGCAGGTGGTGGAAGTGCTGGGCGCCGAGGCGATTGCCTATCGCATTAATCCCGATAACGGCCAGATCCTGATCCCGGAAAACAAACTCCCGCGCGCGCGAATGGCGCTGGCGGCGAAGGGCATTACGGCGGTCACGCCGGAAGGCTACGAGCTGATGGACAAAGAAGAGATGCTCGGCAGCAGCCAGTTTGTCCAGAATGTCCGCTACAAGCGCAGTCTCGAAGGAGAACTGGCGCGCAGCATTATGGCGCTCGATCCGGTTGAAAGCGCGCGCGTGCATTTGGGTCTGAGCGAATCCAGCTCGTTTGTTATGACCAACAAACCGCAAAGCAGCGCCTCGGTGATGCTGCAACTGCGCTACGGCAAACATCTGGATGAAACGCAGGTGGCCGCTATCGTGCAGCTGGTCGCCGGAAGCGTGCCGGGAATGCAGGCTAACAGCGTGCGCGTGGTCGATCAGGCGGGCAATTTGCTGTCGGAAAACGGCCAGCAGGGCACCACCAATATGGCCAGCATCCGCCAGGGGCGCGATGTCATCGAACGTATCAAACACGAAACCACCAGTAATATTGCCGGAATTTTGACTCCGCTATTCGGCAGCGAAAACTACCGCATAAGCGTCTCGCCGTCCGTGGACACCAGCAGCATTGAAGAGACGCAGGAGCGCCTGGGCAAAGAGCCGTTGGTGAGCGACGAGAATATCTCCCGCGAAAACACCACCAACGAGCTGGCGATGGGTATTCCAGGTTCGCTCAGCAACCGCCCGGTCAATCCACCCGCAGCAGCGACTGCGCCAGCGAATGCGAATGCACAGCAGCAAACCACCCAAACCCAGACCAGCGATCCGCGCTCGCTCACTAACCGTACTCAGGAGCAGCGTAAGTTCGCCTTCGATCGCGATATTCGCCACATCCGCCATCCGGGTTACAAGCTGGAGAAACTCCGCGTGGCGGTGGCGCTGAACCAGGCCGCGCCGTCGCTTGCATCGATGACGCCGGAACAACTGGCCACCCTGACACGGCTGGTGGAAGACGCCGCCGGTATTGAAAAAGATCGCGGTGACTCCCTGACCCTGGACCGTCTGACCTTTGTTGATATGACCGGCGACGGCTTGCCGGTGCTGAAATGGTGGCAAGACCCGTCCATTCAGTACTGGGGACAAACGGGCGGCATCGGCCTTCTGGCGCTGTTAACCCTGCTGTTCGGCGTGCGCCCACTGGCACAACGTTTGGGTCGTCGCGAACCGATTGAGGCGGAAGCTATTGAAGCGAAAGCGCAGGACGAGGTGCTGGAAAATAATCTGGTCACCACTGAAACCGGCCTGACCGGCTTGCCAGGACCGGCGTTTAATCAGGATAGCGAGTTACCGCCACTCAGTTCTGGCCTTGAAACCAAGGTGGAATACCTGCAGATGCTGGCGGAAAACGAAACTGAACGTATGGCTGAAGTACTGAAACAATGGATCAACAGCAATGAGCGAACAGCTAATAAACAAGAGCAGTAA
- a CDS encoding Flagellar motor switch protein FliG → MSEQLINKSSKGSVKNGRSRLEQAAILLLSVGEEAAAKLMQKMNRDEVILLSDTMARLHGVKVDHARYAMNNFFDDYREQSGINGASRSYLRSILEKGLGGEIASSVINGIYGDEIRHRMARLQWVDVPQLAALIEQEHLQLQAVFLAFLPPDVAASVLSALSEERQDEIVWRIARLDDVNRDVIDELDRLIERGVAVLSEHGSKVVGIKHAANIVNRIPTNQQQLLDQLRERDAGVVDELEEEMYEFFILSRQTPATLQRLMEEIAIEEWAVALKGTEPVLRQSIFNVMPKRQVTLLQSTTTRLGPVPVSRVDQVRKEIMSTVRQLAEEGEIQVQLFAEQTME, encoded by the coding sequence ATGAGCGAACAGCTAATAAACAAGAGCAGTAAAGGCAGCGTTAAAAATGGACGCAGCCGCCTGGAGCAGGCCGCCATTCTGTTGCTCAGCGTGGGCGAAGAAGCTGCGGCGAAACTGATGCAAAAGATGAACCGCGATGAGGTGATTTTGCTCAGCGACACGATGGCGCGTTTGCACGGCGTTAAGGTCGACCACGCACGCTATGCAATGAACAATTTCTTTGACGATTACCGCGAGCAAAGCGGTATCAACGGCGCATCGCGCAGCTATCTGCGCAGCATCCTTGAGAAAGGGCTGGGCGGCGAAATCGCCAGCAGCGTGATTAACGGCATCTACGGCGACGAAATTCGTCACCGAATGGCCCGTTTGCAATGGGTTGATGTGCCACAACTCGCGGCGCTGATTGAGCAAGAACACCTGCAGTTGCAGGCCGTTTTCCTCGCATTCCTGCCGCCGGACGTGGCGGCCAGCGTGCTCAGCGCGCTGTCGGAAGAACGCCAGGACGAAATTGTCTGGCGCATTGCGCGTCTCGATGACGTCAACCGTGACGTCATCGACGAGCTGGATCGTCTGATCGAACGCGGCGTGGCAGTGCTGTCTGAACACGGCTCAAAAGTAGTTGGCATCAAACATGCCGCTAATATCGTCAACCGCATTCCGACCAACCAGCAGCAGTTGCTCGATCAGCTGCGTGAGCGTGATGCGGGCGTGGTGGATGAGCTGGAAGAAGAGATGTACGAATTCTTCATCCTGAGCCGCCAGACGCCAGCTACGCTCCAGCGCCTGATGGAAGAGATTGCCATTGAAGAGTGGGCGGTTGCGCTGAAAGGCACCGAGCCGGTATTGCGCCAGAGTATTTTCAACGTCATGCCGAAGCGCCAGGTGACGCTGCTGCAATCCACCACCACTCGTCTGGGGCCGGTTCCGGTGAGTCGCGTTGATCAGGTGCGTAAAGAGATCATGTCCACCGTTCGCCAGCTGGCGGAAGAGGGTGAGATTCAGGTGCAGCTGTTTGCCGAACAGACCATGGAGTAA
- a CDS encoding Flagellar assembly protein FliH — translation MFKKHSLPLSALTQTRQAVIKPRLHKFPPLRKRRAAHSVADDIPAAADGAAVQEQLQQGFRDGLNQGFAQGMEEGKEEGYQEGLRLGFDEGVRKGRSEGKTQARQQFLDAAHPLDEIIQSMETFMAGYEQRRREELLQLVEKVSRQVIRCELTLHPTQILTLVEEALSALPQQPEQINVMLNSEEHRRISEAEPEKVTQWGLMADPELAPGECRVVTNTTEMDVGCQHRLDQCMDVLKETLLPESGHE, via the coding sequence ATGTTTAAAAAGCACAGCTTGCCGCTCAGTGCGCTGACTCAGACCCGTCAGGCGGTCATCAAACCGCGTCTGCACAAATTCCCGCCGCTGCGTAAACGCCGCGCGGCACATAGCGTGGCAGACGATATTCCCGCAGCGGCTGACGGTGCGGCGGTGCAGGAACAGCTCCAGCAGGGATTCCGGGATGGCCTGAATCAGGGTTTTGCTCAGGGAATGGAGGAGGGCAAAGAAGAGGGTTATCAGGAAGGGCTGCGCCTCGGTTTTGACGAAGGTGTGCGAAAAGGGCGCTCGGAAGGAAAAACTCAGGCGCGTCAGCAGTTTCTCGATGCGGCGCATCCGCTGGATGAAATTATCCAGTCGATGGAAACCTTTATGGCGGGCTACGAACAGCGCCGCCGCGAAGAGTTATTACAGCTGGTGGAAAAAGTTTCCCGCCAGGTGATCCGCTGTGAACTGACCCTGCATCCGACGCAGATTTTGACCCTGGTGGAGGAAGCGCTCAGCGCTTTGCCCCAGCAGCCCGAGCAGATCAATGTGATGCTCAACAGCGAGGAACATCGCCGGATCAGCGAAGCCGAGCCGGAGAAAGTGACGCAGTGGGGGCTGATGGCCGATCCCGAACTGGCACCCGGTGAATGCCGCGTGGTGACCAATACCACTGAGATGGACGTCGGCTGCCAGCACCGTCTGGACCAGTGCATGGACGTGCTGAAAGAGACGTTGCTGCCGGAATCGGGCCATGAGTAA
- a CDS encoding Flagellum-specific ATP synthase FliI, with the protein MSNTDFAQVLRSIDNINLARVAGRLVRVAGILLECVGCRLAVGQLCQVESAEGEFIEAQVVGFDRDVTFLMPFKQPSGLMAGARVYPADKQQGVLIGDQWLGRVVNGLGEPIDDKGKLSGDTVLPQQLPQVHPLRRQPVAAPLDVGVRAINGLLTIGKGQRVGLMAGSGVGKSVLLGMITRYTQAEVVVVGLIGERGREVKEFIEHSLGEEGRRKSVIVAAPADESPLMRIKATELCHTIASYYRDKGKDVLLLVDSLTRYAMAQREIALSLGEPPATKGYPPSAFGMIPRLVESAGNSESHGSMTAIYTVLAEGDDQQDPIVDCARAVLDGHIVLSRHLAEAGHYPAIDIGQSISRCMSQVTEREHQLSARTLKQLYAEYQSIKPLIPLGGYVAGADPMADKAVNLAPAITRFLQQEVHDAALLDKTISDLNVLAKAG; encoded by the coding sequence ATGAGTAACACTGATTTCGCGCAGGTTTTGCGTTCCATCGACAACATCAACTTGGCTCGCGTGGCCGGACGCCTGGTGCGCGTGGCGGGCATTTTGCTGGAGTGCGTTGGCTGTCGACTCGCCGTTGGCCAACTGTGCCAGGTCGAAAGTGCCGAAGGCGAATTTATTGAAGCCCAGGTGGTCGGATTCGATCGCGATGTGACTTTTTTGATGCCCTTCAAACAGCCGTCTGGCCTGATGGCAGGCGCGCGCGTTTATCCGGCGGATAAACAGCAGGGCGTTTTGATTGGCGATCAGTGGCTTGGACGCGTGGTGAACGGCCTCGGTGAACCGATCGACGACAAAGGCAAGCTGTCCGGCGACACGGTGCTCCCGCAGCAACTGCCGCAGGTTCACCCCCTGCGCCGCCAGCCGGTCGCTGCGCCGCTCGACGTCGGCGTGCGGGCGATCAACGGCCTGCTGACTATCGGCAAAGGCCAGCGCGTGGGGCTGATGGCTGGAAGCGGTGTCGGCAAAAGCGTGCTGCTCGGGATGATCACCCGTTACACCCAGGCTGAAGTGGTAGTGGTGGGGCTTATCGGCGAGCGCGGGCGCGAAGTAAAAGAGTTTATCGAACATTCGCTGGGCGAAGAGGGAAGACGTAAATCCGTGATTGTCGCCGCACCTGCGGATGAATCGCCGCTGATGCGTATCAAGGCCACGGAACTGTGCCACACCATCGCCAGCTACTACCGCGACAAGGGCAAAGACGTCCTGCTGCTGGTGGATTCCCTGACCCGTTACGCGATGGCGCAGCGTGAAATCGCCCTTTCACTGGGCGAACCGCCTGCCACCAAAGGCTATCCGCCGTCAGCGTTTGGCATGATCCCGCGCCTTGTCGAAAGTGCGGGCAACAGCGAAAGCCACGGTTCGATGACCGCCATCTACACGGTGTTAGCCGAAGGCGATGACCAGCAGGACCCGATTGTCGACTGCGCCCGTGCGGTGCTCGACGGGCATATCGTTCTGTCGCGCCATCTGGCGGAAGCGGGCCACTATCCGGCCATCGACATTGGGCAATCTATCAGCCGCTGCATGAGCCAGGTGACGGAACGCGAGCATCAGCTTTCGGCGCGTACCCTCAAGCAGCTTTACGCCGAATATCAGAGCATCAAGCCGTTGATTCCGCTTGGCGGATACGTCGCCGGTGCCGATCCGATGGCCGATAAAGCGGTGAACCTCGCCCCGGCCATTACCCGTTTTTTACAGCAGGAAGTGCATGATGCGGCCCTGCTCGACAAAACCATCTCCGATCTCAACGTACTGGCGAAAGCAGGATAA